Proteins encoded within one genomic window of Candidatus Zixiibacteriota bacterium:
- a CDS encoding glycosyltransferase, with protein MKKRPFKILLPADSEAFHTERIAAEYRRQGCRLMIASLERGPIHHFHLRRRGPVRRLHYSFASLQMRELIERFKPDVINPHYASGYGFMTAQATRRKHVPTLLNLWGSDILIVPGLSILHRLKTIRALKAADHVVGDSHYLIEAAKKLIPLENTSVIPWGIERCFLSLHRSDYRFNSPLRIIVPRTQAEVYNNQFVLESLSDMVRNGRITLTFPAFGPLADKFREKAGELTGRGVTLYERTDRPGFLKMTAAHDVFLSASRSDSSPASLIEAMALGLVPVAAEIDGVAEWLTSESGFLFRQDDSENLQRVIESILTAAEPFTEMRRNNLARVRKEAIFEDNIAEQLTIMKNLAGMD; from the coding sequence GTGAAAAAGCGACCGTTCAAAATTCTGCTGCCGGCCGACAGTGAGGCGTTCCATACGGAACGGATAGCCGCTGAGTATCGGCGTCAGGGTTGCCGACTGATGATTGCATCGCTGGAGCGCGGGCCGATTCATCATTTCCATTTGCGCCGTCGCGGTCCGGTGCGACGTCTGCATTACAGTTTTGCCTCGCTCCAGATGCGTGAGTTGATCGAGCGTTTCAAACCGGACGTGATCAATCCCCACTATGCTTCCGGCTACGGTTTCATGACAGCTCAGGCAACGAGGCGAAAACATGTGCCGACCCTGTTGAATTTATGGGGGTCGGATATCCTGATCGTACCGGGCCTTTCCATCCTCCATCGCCTCAAGACGATTCGAGCGCTCAAAGCCGCCGATCACGTGGTCGGAGATAGTCATTATCTGATCGAGGCGGCTAAGAAGTTGATTCCTTTGGAGAATACCTCGGTAATTCCCTGGGGAATCGAGCGATGTTTTTTGAGTCTGCATCGATCGGATTATCGATTCAATTCACCACTCAGGATTATCGTACCGCGAACCCAGGCGGAGGTGTACAACAATCAGTTCGTTCTGGAAAGCCTGTCCGATATGGTTCGCAACGGCCGCATCACGCTTACTTTTCCCGCGTTCGGTCCACTGGCCGACAAGTTCCGCGAAAAGGCCGGGGAGTTGACAGGTCGGGGAGTGACGCTGTACGAACGGACCGACCGTCCCGGATTTTTGAAAATGACGGCGGCGCATGATGTCTTTTTATCAGCTTCCCGATCCGATTCTTCACCGGCTTCGTTGATAGAGGCGATGGCGCTGGGATTGGTCCCGGTAGCGGCGGAAATCGACGGGGTTGCCGAGTGGCTTACCTCGGAATCGGGATTTCTGTTCCGTCAGGACGACAGCGAAAACCTGCAACGAGTCATCGAGTCAATTCTCACAGCCGCCGAGCCGTTTACCGAGATGCGTCGGAACAATCTGGCGCGAGTTCGGAAAGAGGCAATCTTCGAGGATAATATCGCCGAGCAGTTGACTATCATGAAAAACCTGGCCGGGATGGATTGA
- a CDS encoding GNAT family N-acetyltransferase: MTEIRRFETTSALPDNLTNRLELFFFTSKGFSELWRSLGGRPVYWAAEETGEVVAVLPGVEFGRKPLVRFQSMPDGCYSRMVFSDNGRSRESEIIKAILDAVYSHGYAKCFVTDFEGNFPAGNRCELISSTTLLVDISEADWMPPDKKIQSEIRKAQRETTAIERFDAREHMALFLELMRQTEKRHSRAPKYDEKFFTALAELAAKDDRIIWYFVRHEGRAATSHINFVLDNSVLNWQVYFDKEFSFLKANQLLLVRLASEVRERGMVSLNMGQSPIEAESLQSYKKKWGGVEHEYRTLSACRGIGRLL, from the coding sequence ATGACCGAAATCCGGCGGTTCGAGACGACTTCAGCTCTACCGGATAACTTAACAAACCGGCTGGAGCTTTTTTTCTTTACGTCCAAGGGATTTTCTGAGTTATGGAGGAGTCTTGGAGGACGCCCTGTTTATTGGGCGGCCGAAGAGACCGGAGAGGTGGTGGCGGTTCTGCCGGGGGTGGAGTTCGGTCGTAAGCCGCTGGTGCGGTTCCAATCGATGCCGGACGGATGTTACAGTCGCATGGTTTTCAGTGACAATGGGCGGTCGAGGGAGTCGGAGATTATCAAGGCGATTCTTGACGCCGTATATAGCCATGGTTATGCCAAATGTTTCGTGACCGATTTCGAGGGCAATTTCCCGGCAGGCAATCGTTGCGAATTGATTTCTTCAACGACGCTGCTGGTTGATATCTCCGAAGCGGACTGGATGCCGCCGGACAAAAAAATTCAATCGGAGATTCGCAAGGCTCAGCGAGAGACGACGGCAATCGAGCGGTTCGATGCCCGCGAACACATGGCATTGTTCCTGGAGTTGATGCGTCAGACCGAGAAGCGCCACAGCCGTGCGCCTAAATACGATGAGAAGTTTTTCACTGCGCTGGCGGAACTGGCTGCGAAGGATGATCGCATTATCTGGTATTTCGTCCGACATGAAGGGCGGGCGGCAACCTCACATATCAATTTTGTTCTCGATAACAGTGTCCTGAACTGGCAGGTTTATTTCGATAAGGAGTTCTCTTTTCTCAAGGCCAATCAACTGTTGCTGGTACGGTTGGCCTCGGAGGTGCGCGAGCGCGGGATGGTCTCGCTCAATATGGGGCAGTCGCCGATCGAGGCGGAATCACTGCAGAGTTACAAGAAGAAATGGGGAGGAGTCGAACACGAGTACCGCACCCTCAGCGCATGTAGAGGGATCGGAAGGTTGTTGTGA
- the lnt gene encoding apolipoprotein N-acyltransferase, which translates to MRVRRLELTVWALALAISFNQYPLGILAWFSLVRPLWIISRQDACRAFSSAYLFAFMFNLFSLYWVAMVTPPGMIAAVIIVAFYYAAALMVFWKLFRIRPLWGCIAAPLVWVGVEYFRTLSEFAFPWSDLGYSQAYFLYIIQFVSIVSVHGLSLIIVAVNVLIWQIFRKEAKDERRLTAGFVAVGIVALMICLGWAMVPKYPLPGEYTVGLLQGSVPLEVKWAEGNQRHSFQLYDSLARDLQDGEIKLFVWPETSAPCYLSHDVPARRAIGATAQRTNAFHLVGALGAEVTPEKTRTFNSCYEFAPDGQMVERYNKVKLVPFSEHVPYQDYLPFLQKNFLKQYLTFIDQAGGVQWWSDFYPGDSARLFETDRVNYGVLICFETAFPEFVRGIVRNGADFVVGITNDTWFGTSVGIYQHARIFITRAIENRCWMARSANSGLTFVVDPYGRIREQLGTYEVAGLKVRVGLIDSWSLYTEYGDVAGRVSFFFTLSAAAIMVALWLLRKLSKRFS; encoded by the coding sequence GTGCGTGTCCGAAGACTGGAATTGACTGTCTGGGCACTGGCGCTGGCGATTTCATTTAATCAGTATCCTCTTGGTATTCTGGCCTGGTTCTCGTTGGTGCGGCCGCTCTGGATTATTTCCAGGCAGGATGCCTGTCGTGCCTTCTCGAGCGCTTACCTGTTCGCGTTCATGTTCAACCTGTTCAGTCTGTATTGGGTGGCGATGGTTACCCCGCCGGGGATGATCGCCGCGGTGATCATCGTAGCGTTTTATTACGCCGCGGCTCTCATGGTGTTCTGGAAGCTGTTTCGGATACGACCGCTGTGGGGCTGTATCGCCGCGCCGCTGGTCTGGGTGGGAGTGGAGTATTTTCGGACGCTTTCCGAGTTCGCTTTTCCCTGGTCGGATCTCGGGTACAGTCAGGCTTATTTTCTGTACATTATTCAGTTCGTATCAATCGTCTCGGTGCACGGTCTTTCGTTGATCATCGTCGCGGTGAATGTTCTGATCTGGCAGATATTCCGCAAGGAAGCCAAAGATGAACGTCGCCTGACAGCCGGTTTCGTGGCGGTCGGGATTGTCGCCCTGATGATCTGTCTGGGCTGGGCCATGGTGCCGAAATACCCGCTTCCCGGAGAGTACACGGTCGGGCTGCTTCAGGGATCGGTGCCGCTCGAGGTCAAATGGGCGGAGGGGAATCAACGACATTCGTTCCAGCTTTATGATTCTCTGGCGCGTGATCTTCAGGACGGAGAGATCAAGCTGTTTGTCTGGCCGGAGACTTCCGCTCCCTGTTATCTGAGTCACGATGTTCCGGCGCGAAGGGCGATCGGGGCAACGGCACAGCGGACGAATGCCTTTCATCTGGTAGGAGCGCTTGGAGCCGAAGTAACTCCCGAAAAAACACGCACGTTCAATTCGTGTTACGAATTCGCACCCGACGGGCAGATGGTTGAACGGTATAACAAGGTGAAGCTGGTGCCGTTCTCCGAGCATGTGCCGTATCAGGATTACCTGCCGTTTCTGCAGAAGAATTTCCTGAAACAGTACCTGACGTTTATCGACCAGGCCGGTGGTGTCCAATGGTGGTCGGATTTCTATCCGGGCGACTCGGCCAGGTTGTTCGAAACCGATCGAGTCAATTACGGCGTACTGATTTGTTTCGAAACCGCTTTTCCGGAGTTCGTCCGCGGTATCGTGCGCAACGGCGCCGATTTCGTGGTTGGTATCACCAACGATACCTGGTTCGGGACATCGGTCGGGATTTATCAGCATGCCCGGATATTTATCACGCGGGCGATCGAAAACCGCTGCTGGATGGCTCGTTCGGCCAACAGCGGCTTGACCTTCGTGGTCGATCCCTACGGTCGTATAAGAGAGCAACTAGGCACTTACGAAGTAGCCGGTCTGAAGGTCAGAGTCGGCTTGATCGATTCCTGGTCGTTGTACACGGAGTACGGCGATGTCGCCGGGCGGGTGAGCTTTTTCTTTACCTTGTCGGCTGCGGCGATTATGGTAGCATTATGGCTCTTACGAAAACTGTCAAAACGATTTTCTTGA
- the gpmI gene encoding 2,3-bisphosphoglycerate-independent phosphoglycerate mutase, giving the protein MVLLCIMDGFGLRDETANNAIAAATKPTLDRLFADCPNTKIDGSGLAVGLPVGQMGNSEVGHLNLGSGRVVYQDITRIDKAIADGVFFDNPALAAAMDRVALDGKAVHLFGLVSDGCVHSSMEHLYALLKMAHDRKVPELYLHAFMDGRDTPPDSGWKYMTQVVDKMKEIGIGKVASVSGRYYAMDRDKRWERVDRAYRAIVLGEGHHATDPVEAIKASYANKVTDEFIEPVVIDLGEQGKGRLQDSDAAIFFNFRADRVRELSEMLLGYDIPGIDHPNNPRIELVTMTNYDVKMFEAKVAFHPVRHKNILGEVISRHGLKQLRTAETEKYAHVTFFFNGGVEEPFAGEDRDLIPSPKVATYDLQPEMSSVLVTDNAVKKIESGKYDLVVLNYANCDMVGHTGVFEAAKKAVEAVDTGLGRLLGAIKDKDGIALITADHGNAELMVDPATGGPWTAHTTNLVPFIVYDPAGKLGSISLRSGGILADVAPTILDIMGIDQPTEMTGKSLIMRG; this is encoded by the coding sequence ATGGTACTACTTTGCATAATGGACGGCTTCGGCCTTCGCGATGAAACCGCCAACAACGCTATCGCGGCGGCCACCAAACCCACTCTTGACAGACTTTTCGCCGATTGTCCCAACACCAAAATTGACGGCTCGGGTCTCGCGGTAGGTCTTCCCGTCGGACAAATGGGGAACAGCGAGGTGGGGCATCTCAACCTCGGGTCGGGTCGGGTAGTCTATCAGGATATCACCCGGATCGACAAGGCGATTGCCGACGGAGTCTTTTTCGATAATCCGGCGCTGGCGGCGGCGATGGATCGAGTGGCGCTCGACGGCAAGGCGGTACATTTGTTCGGGCTGGTGTCGGACGGTTGCGTGCATTCCTCGATGGAGCACCTGTATGCTCTGCTTAAAATGGCGCACGACCGTAAGGTGCCGGAGCTGTATCTGCATGCCTTCATGGACGGCCGCGACACACCGCCCGATTCGGGCTGGAAATACATGACCCAGGTCGTGGACAAAATGAAGGAGATCGGCATCGGTAAGGTGGCGTCGGTTTCGGGCCGCTATTATGCGATGGATCGCGACAAGCGCTGGGAGCGGGTGGATCGCGCTTACCGAGCCATCGTACTCGGCGAAGGACATCATGCCACCGATCCGGTTGAAGCGATCAAGGCTTCCTATGCGAACAAAGTAACCGATGAGTTCATCGAACCGGTCGTGATCGATCTGGGGGAACAGGGGAAGGGGCGACTGCAAGACAGCGATGCCGCGATCTTCTTCAATTTCCGCGCCGACCGGGTACGTGAATTATCGGAGATGCTGTTGGGTTATGATATCCCCGGGATCGACCATCCGAATAATCCCCGGATCGAGTTGGTAACCATGACCAACTACGATGTTAAGATGTTCGAGGCTAAGGTCGCTTTCCATCCGGTTCGCCATAAGAACATCCTGGGCGAGGTGATTTCGCGTCACGGTCTGAAGCAGCTACGGACGGCTGAAACCGAGAAATATGCTCATGTCACGTTTTTCTTCAACGGCGGAGTCGAGGAGCCTTTTGCCGGTGAGGACCGCGATCTGATCCCATCGCCGAAAGTAGCGACCTACGATCTTCAGCCGGAGATGTCTTCGGTGTTGGTGACCGATAATGCGGTGAAGAAAATCGAATCCGGGAAATACGATCTGGTCGTGTTGAATTACGCCAACTGTGATATGGTCGGCCATACCGGGGTGTTCGAAGCCGCTAAAAAGGCGGTCGAGGCGGTCGATACCGGGTTAGGGCGGTTGCTCGGAGCGATCAAGGATAAGGACGGCATAGCTCTGATCACGGCCGATCACGGCAACGCCGAGTTGATGGTCGATCCGGCGACAGGCGGTCCCTGGACGGCGCATACCACGAATCTGGTTCCGTTCATTGTCTATGATCCGGCCGGCAAACTCGGTTCTATCTCGTTGCGAAGCGGCGGTATTCTGGCCGATGTAGCGCCGACTATCCTGGATATCATGGGGATCGACCAACCGACCGAAATGACCGGCAAGTCTCTGATTATGCGAGGGTAA
- the purM gene encoding phosphoribosylformylglycinamidine cyclo-ligase → MTDPTKKPTLTYADSGVDLDAGDAAVERIKALAQSSFNSQVLSGIGAFGGFYEPDFSGIGQPVLISSSDGVGTKVKLAVMTNIHKTVGQDLVNHCVDDILVHGARPLFFLDYIGTGKLRPDIVADIVEGLSLACKESGMPLIGGETAEMPDLYGPGEYDLAGFIVGVVDRQRIINGSKICEGDICLGLPSTGLHTNGYSLARKVAFEIAGHKPDDCVKELGGTVAEALMAIHRCYAPVVLPLLDKFKVHGMAHITGGGIQGNLNRVMPSGLCAEISKSTWPVPPVFSWLKEAGNIDPVDIYRTFNMGIGYILVTNGDEAAGIKGTLEKLGETCYEIGRVVKGSKPVKLTD, encoded by the coding sequence ATGACAGACCCAACGAAAAAACCGACTCTTACCTACGCCGATTCCGGAGTCGATCTCGATGCCGGCGATGCGGCGGTGGAACGAATCAAAGCGCTGGCTCAAAGCAGCTTTAACAGCCAGGTTTTGAGCGGCATAGGCGCTTTTGGCGGCTTCTATGAGCCCGACTTTTCGGGGATCGGCCAACCGGTGCTGATTTCCTCGTCCGACGGTGTCGGCACTAAAGTGAAGCTGGCCGTCATGACCAACATTCATAAAACGGTAGGGCAGGATCTGGTCAACCATTGTGTTGACGATATCCTGGTTCACGGCGCCCGGCCGTTGTTTTTCCTCGATTACATCGGTACCGGCAAACTCAGACCGGACATTGTAGCAGATATTGTCGAAGGCCTCAGCCTGGCCTGCAAGGAATCCGGGATGCCTTTGATAGGCGGTGAGACGGCCGAAATGCCCGATCTGTACGGACCGGGTGAATACGATCTGGCCGGATTCATTGTCGGCGTGGTCGACCGGCAACGGATAATAAACGGTTCGAAAATATGTGAGGGAGACATCTGTCTCGGATTACCCTCGACCGGTCTGCATACCAACGGCTATTCGCTCGCCCGCAAGGTGGCGTTCGAGATCGCCGGACATAAGCCCGATGACTGCGTCAAAGAACTTGGCGGAACGGTCGCCGAAGCGCTCATGGCGATACATCGTTGCTACGCGCCGGTGGTGTTGCCGCTGCTCGATAAATTCAAGGTGCACGGCATGGCGCATATAACGGGGGGAGGGATTCAGGGGAATCTTAACCGGGTGATGCCCTCGGGTTTATGCGCCGAGATCAGCAAATCGACATGGCCGGTCCCGCCGGTATTTAGCTGGTTGAAAGAGGCCGGAAATATCGATCCGGTCGATATCTATCGAACCTTCAACATGGGAATCGGTTATATACTGGTAACGAACGGCGACGAGGCCGCCGGGATCAAGGGCACCCTCGAAAAGTTGGGGGAGACCTGCTATGAAATCGGCCGTGTTGTCAAGGGCTCTAAACCGGTAAAACTTACGGACTAG
- a CDS encoding class I SAM-dependent methyltransferase, producing the protein MDHTPYQRPELYELAFGWRDFKKAVDFITEAANRTGLTEIKSMVELGCGPGQYCREFARRGVTACGVDLSPEMVLYAQKIFDDEKLPGYIIEADFRNFSLEAPVDLAVCMMATFNYLLTNEDIVRHFRTVAANLNEGGVYLIELPHPRDIYSDGKSTQDVWEMEDNGLKLRIDWGSDGKFDPLTEIDRGTVRFTLEQNGVIGSFESLDSSRRLSLGHLRALLQLADCFSIAGMYGDLDCEQPFDNTKKSWRLLLILKKLF; encoded by the coding sequence ATGGACCATACACCTTATCAACGACCGGAGTTGTATGAGTTAGCCTTTGGCTGGCGCGACTTCAAAAAAGCGGTCGATTTCATTACGGAAGCGGCCAACCGGACCGGTTTAACCGAGATCAAGTCGATGGTGGAACTGGGTTGCGGTCCCGGGCAATACTGTCGTGAATTCGCCCGACGTGGTGTCACCGCCTGCGGCGTCGACCTCTCCCCCGAGATGGTCCTCTACGCCCAGAAAATCTTCGATGATGAGAAACTGCCGGGATACATAATTGAAGCCGACTTCCGTAACTTCAGCCTCGAAGCTCCGGTTGATCTCGCCGTTTGTATGATGGCTACTTTCAACTACCTCCTCACTAACGAGGACATCGTGCGCCATTTCCGAACCGTAGCCGCCAACCTCAACGAGGGGGGCGTTTACCTGATCGAACTGCCTCACCCGCGCGACATCTACTCCGACGGTAAAAGCACTCAGGATGTCTGGGAAATGGAAGACAACGGTCTCAAGCTGCGCATCGACTGGGGTAGCGACGGGAAATTCGATCCGCTCACTGAGATCGACCGCGGTACCGTCCGTTTCACTCTTGAACAGAACGGTGTTATCGGTTCTTTCGAGAGCCTTGATTCCTCACGCCGTCTGAGCCTGGGTCATCTGCGCGCTTTACTCCAACTGGCCGACTGTTTTTCCATCGCGGGTATGTACGGCGACCTCGACTGCGAACAACCATTCGACAACACCAAGAAATCCTGGCGCCTTTTGCTGATCCTGAAGAAGCTGTTCTGA
- a CDS encoding RluA family pseudouridine synthase, translating to MTESDDHSVRRELTIPTLSKPERLDRLLADHEELDLTRSRIQKLMTAGLVTINGSPVAKNVQVKGGETVRIEVPPVERMSVKAEDIPIEIVYEDEYLAVVNKPAGMVTHPAPGNPSGTLVNALCHRFGHLADTGAVDSRPGIVHRLDKNTSGLIIVARTEAALLSLQKMIQARQVKRIYQAIVCGHLAEETGEIDLPIGRSIKDRKKMTVTHVKSREAVTTYQLLERFRAYDYVEVHLQTGRTHQIRVHFSHLGHPVLGDPEYGGREKWHRGVFAPERLLARKLLIQMPRQALHARRLEFEHPITGEEIKIETELPEDFAGLLELLRTEGV from the coding sequence ATGACGGAGTCGGACGACCACAGCGTACGCCGCGAGTTAACCATACCAACGCTGTCCAAACCGGAACGACTGGACCGGCTGCTGGCTGATCACGAGGAACTCGATCTCACCCGCAGTCGTATCCAGAAACTCATGACCGCAGGACTCGTGACCATAAACGGCTCTCCGGTGGCCAAGAACGTACAGGTCAAGGGGGGAGAGACGGTGCGGATCGAGGTGCCGCCGGTGGAACGGATGTCGGTCAAGGCGGAAGATATTCCAATCGAGATCGTCTATGAGGATGAATACCTGGCGGTGGTAAACAAACCGGCCGGCATGGTTACGCATCCCGCGCCCGGCAATCCCAGCGGCACGCTGGTTAATGCATTATGTCATCGTTTCGGACATTTAGCCGATACCGGTGCGGTCGACAGCCGACCGGGGATCGTCCATCGGCTCGATAAGAATACTTCCGGCTTAATAATCGTTGCCCGCACCGAGGCGGCGCTGCTGAGTCTTCAGAAAATGATCCAGGCGCGGCAGGTGAAACGGATTTATCAGGCGATCGTCTGCGGTCATCTGGCCGAAGAGACCGGGGAGATCGACCTGCCGATCGGTCGTTCCATCAAGGATCGCAAGAAGATGACCGTCACGCATGTGAAGAGCCGCGAGGCGGTGACGACGTATCAACTCCTCGAACGATTTCGCGCCTACGATTATGTCGAAGTCCATTTGCAGACCGGTCGCACGCATCAAATCCGGGTGCATTTTTCGCATCTGGGGCATCCGGTGTTGGGTGATCCGGAATACGGTGGACGAGAGAAATGGCACCGGGGGGTGTTCGCGCCGGAGCGCCTCCTCGCCAGGAAGTTGTTGATCCAGATGCCTCGCCAGGCGCTGCACGCCAGGCGGCTGGAGTTCGAGCATCCGATAACCGGGGAAGAGATCAAGATCGAGACGGAGCTTCCCGAGGATTTCGCCGGATTGCTGGAGCTGCTGCGGACGGAGGGAGTGTGA
- a CDS encoding pyridoxine 5'-phosphate synthase yields the protein MSSLIVSLDAVAIMREIRGRGEPEPTKAATLAELAGAEGLSIQMRTNGRPMRIRDLRLMVEQFRRRLTVELPPTEDMLKAVSAAVPAEAILVADQAAGQGLVTTIDFNSSHIDYSGAVAQLSGAGCETGIFIEPEAAAIKGALKAGAHSVMLSCAAYTSARTINDQRTELERIGRAAEQARKSSLTVLAARGLDYDNIGPLAALDLVDEFVVGFAVTARAMLVGYDRAVGEMIRQINRAIAQG from the coding sequence TTGTCTTCTTTGATCGTAAGCCTGGATGCAGTGGCGATAATGCGGGAGATACGGGGACGCGGGGAACCGGAGCCGACCAAAGCGGCGACGCTGGCGGAGCTGGCCGGGGCGGAGGGATTGTCGATACAGATGCGAACCAACGGTCGGCCGATGCGGATCCGCGACCTGAGGCTCATGGTGGAGCAGTTCCGGAGACGCTTGACCGTGGAGCTGCCTCCGACCGAGGATATGCTCAAGGCGGTCTCGGCGGCTGTACCGGCGGAAGCTATTCTGGTAGCCGATCAGGCGGCCGGTCAGGGACTGGTGACGACGATTGATTTCAATTCGTCTCATATCGACTACAGCGGAGCGGTGGCTCAGCTCTCGGGTGCGGGCTGTGAAACCGGCATTTTTATCGAACCGGAAGCGGCCGCGATCAAGGGGGCACTCAAAGCCGGAGCACATTCGGTGATGTTGTCCTGCGCGGCGTATACCTCGGCCCGCACGATCAACGACCAGCGTACCGAGCTGGAGCGGATCGGCCGCGCCGCCGAACAGGCCCGTAAAAGCAGTCTGACCGTACTGGCCGCGCGCGGTCTCGATTATGACAATATCGGTCCGCTGGCGGCGCTCGATTTAGTCGATGAGTTCGTGGTCGGTTTTGCCGTCACCGCTCGAGCGATGCTGGTCGGGTACGATCGCGCCGTGGGAGAGATGATTCGACAAATCAACCGAGCCATTGCCCAGGGATAG
- the rsmA gene encoding 16S rRNA (adenine(1518)-N(6)/adenine(1519)-N(6))-dimethyltransferase RsmA, with the protein MPGYHAKKRLGQNFLKSEAVIRQIVDLVDPVRQPHIVEVGPGRGALTLPLAAAGTPITAVEFDRDLIGYLKKLLEKHPNVVLQHGDFLETTPETLGATRFFLLGNLPYNITSPVLDWTVRYREQVVGALFMVQKEVAERINASPPGKNWSPLSIITQLYFDVEYCFTVKPGSFSPPPQVSSAVLRLTPKTEVKLSHPAQFDSLVRQAFERRRKLLVNNLVPDPIEDAEHLKAAMQEVGLWPNVRAEQMSTEQFITLTDCLVAAGLL; encoded by the coding sequence GTGCCGGGTTACCATGCCAAGAAACGGCTCGGCCAGAATTTCCTCAAGTCAGAGGCGGTGATCCGGCAAATCGTGGATTTGGTTGATCCGGTTCGTCAACCTCACATCGTTGAAGTTGGTCCCGGTCGGGGAGCGCTCACCCTGCCGCTGGCAGCCGCCGGTACACCGATCACGGCGGTCGAGTTCGACCGCGATCTGATCGGTTATCTGAAAAAACTGCTGGAGAAACATCCCAATGTGGTTTTGCAGCATGGGGATTTTCTCGAAACTACCCCGGAGACATTAGGCGCAACACGTTTCTTCTTACTGGGCAATCTTCCGTACAACATCACTTCGCCGGTGCTTGACTGGACCGTTCGTTATCGCGAACAGGTGGTTGGAGCGTTGTTCATGGTGCAGAAGGAGGTGGCCGAGCGGATCAACGCAAGCCCGCCGGGGAAGAACTGGTCACCATTGTCGATCATTACCCAGCTCTATTTCGATGTCGAATACTGCTTCACGGTAAAGCCGGGTAGTTTCAGTCCGCCGCCTCAAGTCTCATCGGCGGTGCTTAGGCTCACGCCGAAGACTGAAGTAAAGCTGAGTCATCCGGCGCAGTTCGATAGTCTGGTACGTCAGGCGTTCGAGCGTCGGCGCAAGCTGCTGGTCAACAACCTTGTCCCGGATCCGATTGAGGACGCCGAGCATCTCAAGGCTGCTATGCAGGAAGTGGGCCTTTGGCCTAACGTTCGGGCCGAACAGATGTCCACCGAGCAGTTCATTACCTTGACCGATTGCCTGGTCGCAGCCGGTCTGCTCTGA
- a CDS encoding TatD family hydrolase, with product MIDSHCHLDLKEYNGRRDEVIAEAVRAGVHTLVNIGADLESSRRSVALAERFDSVYAAVGVHPHDAKTVDDNVLDELKKMTEHEKVVAIGEIGLDYYRDLSPRDVQRRAFVQQLELAVDLDMPIVIHTREAFRDTVDIVRPYAPALVGGVFHCFPGNAREAKEVLDLGFHVSVGGRITYKNALSAVMATAVPLEKILLETDAPFLTPVPFRGKTNSPAYIPYICRKLAELKGIDPAEVEKVTDRNTQKLFHLVETFGG from the coding sequence ATGATCGACTCGCATTGTCATCTGGATCTCAAAGAGTATAACGGTCGACGCGATGAAGTGATCGCCGAGGCAGTCCGGGCCGGGGTGCACACTCTGGTAAATATCGGGGCTGACCTTGAGTCATCGCGCCGGTCAGTAGCCCTTGCCGAGCGTTTCGATTCCGTATATGCCGCCGTGGGGGTGCATCCGCACGATGCGAAGACTGTTGACGATAATGTCCTTGACGAGCTAAAGAAAATGACGGAGCACGAGAAGGTTGTGGCTATTGGCGAAATCGGCCTCGATTATTATCGCGATCTGTCCCCGCGCGATGTCCAGCGACGTGCTTTCGTGCAACAACTGGAATTGGCGGTCGATCTCGATATGCCGATTGTCATTCACACTCGCGAGGCATTTCGCGATACGGTTGACATAGTGCGGCCGTATGCTCCGGCGCTGGTGGGGGGCGTGTTTCATTGTTTTCCGGGCAATGCCCGGGAAGCGAAAGAAGTCCTCGATCTTGGCTTTCATGTCTCCGTCGGTGGACGCATCACATATAAGAATGCCCTTTCTGCGGTGATGGCGACGGCTGTTCCCCTTGAGAAAATTCTGCTTGAGACGGACGCACCGTTCCTGACGCCGGTGCCTTTTCGCGGTAAGACCAACTCACCGGCTTATATCCCGTACATCTGCCGCAAGCTGGCCGAGTTGAAGGGGATCGATCCGGCGGAAGTTGAAAAAGTAACCGACCGCAACACACAGAAGCTTTTCCATTTGGTCGAGACCTTCGGAGGTTGA